Proteins co-encoded in one Arachis stenosperma cultivar V10309 chromosome 7, arast.V10309.gnm1.PFL2, whole genome shotgun sequence genomic window:
- the LOC130941020 gene encoding rho GTPase-activating protein 7 — translation MSASLAAFERPRHGASNTVFKSGPLFISSKGIGWKSWKKRWFILTRTSLVFFKNDPSALPQRGGEVNLTLGGIDLNNSGSVVVREDKKLLTVLFPDGRDGRAFTLKAETSEDLFEWKTALEQALAQAPSAALVMGHNGIFRSDASDSIEGSFHQWRDKRPVKSLVVGRPILLALEDIDGGPSFLEKALRFLEKYGTKVEGILRQSADVEEVDRRVQEYEQGKTEFGSEEDAHVVGDCVKHVLRELPSSPVPASCCTALLEAYKIDRKEARINAMRCAIVETFPEPNRRLLQRILKMMHTVASHSQENRMTPSAVAACMAPLLLRPLLAGECELEDEFDVSGDSSAQLLAAANAANNAQAIITTLLEEFESIFDEENIQRCSISADSRVENSGTEDSTDDENIDVKENGYHDAENEVDQETEDDADRVHSGKLSESSGYAGSDLYDYKAFGGDDSDVGSSNGHTKTVTTNHNADPDPQTLQLSEDQNKQRKSNENSVDEKDAPNLLPPTESYRSMGEILSSMDPANHLPVPQIETGSAKQTGKAGSSSFSSKRSSFWGRSNARKTPSVESVDSSGEEELAIQRLEIAKSDLQHRIAKEARGNAILQASLERRKQALHERRLALEQDVSRLQEQLQAERDLRAALEVGLSMSSGQFSSSRGMDSKTKAELEEIALAEADVARLKQKVAELHHQLNQQRQHHYGSLTDVGDRYQHAQNHPQQRFLQQDFDSTLAFCNHERKQRTEEGLLGTDWRNLKGQVLAAGNGSRQPTRKQFMDSSPSDSKSTEASTSMSVDELGAVDSAAMPSTSRAAEGTEYGRHPSVASSTLVELTTRLDFFKERRSQLMEQLHNLDLNYGSTTTSQDFVYKPSSPSWS, via the exons ATGTCTGCTTCTTTAGCTGCTTTTGAGAGACCTAGACATGGAGCTTCCAACACG GTTTTCAAAAGTGGGCCACTTTTCATATCTTCTAAAG GTATAGGCTGGAAGTCTTGGAAGAAGCGGTGGTTTATACTCACGCGCACATCATTggttttcttcaaaaatgaTCCG AGTGCCCTTCCACAGAGAGGTGGTGAAGTAAACCTGACACTGGGAGGAATTGACTTAAACAATTCAGGGAG TGTTGTTGTTAGAGAAGACAAAAAGCTGCTTACAGTATTATTTCCAGATGGACGTGATGGGCGAGCATTCACCCTGAAA GCTGAGACATCGGAAGACTTGTTTGAATGGAAGACAGCTCTTGAACAAGCCCTTGCACAAGCGCCAAGTGCTGCTCTTGTTATGGGACACAATGGGATTTTTCGGAGTGATGCGAGTGATTCCATTGAAGGGtctttccatcaat GGAGGGACAAGCGTCCAGTTAAGTCTTTGGTTGTTGGAAGACCAATTCTTCTAGCACTGGAAGATATTGATGGAGGTCCTTCTTTCCTTGAAAAAGCTCTTCGGTTTCTAGAGAAGTACG GAACTAAAGTTGAAGGAATTCTAAGGCAGTCTGCAGATGTTGAAGAGGTTGACAGGAGAGTTCAAGAATATGAGCAAG GCAAGACCGAATTTGGTTCTGAGGAGGATGCCCATGTTGTTGGTGACTGTGTCAAG CATGTTCTAAGAGAGTTGCCCTCATCTCCAGTTCCAGCTTCATGTTGTACTGCGTTGCTGGAGGCTTATA AAATTGATCGCAAAGAAGCTAGGATTAATGCAATGCGCTGTGCCATAGTGGAGACCTTTCCAGAGCCAAATCGACGTTTGTTACAAAG AATTCTGAAGATGATGCACACAGTTGCTTCCCATTCTCAAGAGAATCGGATGACACCGTCTGCTGTTGCTGCTTGCATGGCTCCCTTACTCTTGCGGCCTCTGCTAGCAGGAGAATGTGAATTGGAGGATGAATTTGATGTTAGTGGTGATAGCTCAGCTCAGCTTCTTGCTGCCGCTAATGCTGCGAATAATGCTCAAGCAATTATTACTACTTTGCTGGAGGAGTTTGAGAGTATATTTGAT GAAGAAAATATTCAGAGATGTTCGATTTCAGCAGATTCTCGGGTTGAGAACAGTGGGACTGAAGATTCAACCGATGATGAAAATATAGATGTGAAAGAAAATGGATACCATGATGCAGAGAATGAAGTTGATCAAGAGACAGAAGATGATGCCGATCGTGTACACAGTGGAAAATTGAGTGAAAGTAGTGGTTATGCTGGCAGTGATCTTTACGATTACAAG GCATTTGGAGGTGATGATTCTGATGTTGGATCCTCCAATGGCCATACCAAGACTGTCACTACTAATCATAATGCTGATCCTGATCCTCAAACTCTTCAACTGTCTGAGGATCAAAACAAGCAAAGAAAGAGCAATGAGAACTCAGTTGATGAGAAGGACGCTCCAAATTTGTTACCTCCCACTGAATCCTATCGTTCTATGGGTGAGATTTTATCTTCTATGGACCCCGCCAATCATTTACCCGTGCCTCAGATAGAAACAGGTTCTGCAAAGCAGACGGGTAAAGCTGGTAGCAGTAGTTTCAGTTCCAAACGGTCATCATTCTGGGGAAGGAGTAAC GCAAGGAAGACACCGTCAGTGGAATCTGTTGATTCTTCTGGAGAAGAGGA GCTTGCTATTCAAAGGCTTGAGATTGCAAAAAGTGATTTGCAGCACAGAATTGCAAAGGAG GCTAGAGGCAATGCTATTTTACAAGCAAGCTTAGAAAGAAGGAAGCAAGCTCTGCACGAGCGGCGATTGGCACTTGAACAAGAT GTTTCAAGATtgcaagaacaattgcaagctGAGAGGGATCTTAGAGCGGCATTGGAAGTTGGATTGAGTATGTCTTCAGGACAGTTTTCCAGTTCACGCGGCATGGATTCCAAG ACAAAGGCCGAGCTGGAGGAGATTGCACTTGCTGAAGCTGATGTTGCCAGGTTGAAGCAGAAAGTTGCGGAACTTCACCATCAACTTAACCAGCAGCGACAGCATCACTATGGTTCACTTACTGATGTGGGTGATCGATACCAACATGCCCAAAACCATCCTCAGCA GAGATTTCTTCAGCAAGATTTTGATTCAACTCTTGCCTTTTGTAATCATGAAAGGAAACAAAGGACTGAG GAGGGCTTGTTGGGCACAGATTGGAGAAATCTCAAAGGACAAGTATTAGCAGCCGGTAATGGCAGTCGACAACCTACTCGAAAGCAATTTATGGACTCAAGTCCTAGTGATTCAAAAAGTACCGAGGCATCGACAAGCATGTCTGTAGATGAGCTTGGTGCCGTTGACTCCGCTGCTATGCCCTCCACCTCAAGGGCTGCAGAG GGGACAGAATATGGAAGACATCCATCTGTAGCTTCCTCAACATTAGTAGAGTTAACGACTCGTCTCGATTTTTTCAAGGAAAGACGTTCGCAGCTGATGGAACAGCTTCATAACCTCGATTTAAATTACGGTTCCACCACCACCTCCCAAGATTTCGTCTATAAGCCGTCGTCGCCATCATGGAGTTGA
- the LOC130939197 gene encoding vesicle-associated membrane protein 711, whose translation MGILYALVARGSVVLAEFSATSTNASAIAKQILDKIPGTNDTHVSYSQDRYIFHLKRTDGLTVLCMADDTAGRRLPFAFLEEIHQRFVRTYGRAVHSAQAYGMNDEFSRVLSQQMEYYSNDPNADRINRLKGEMSQVRNVMIENIDKVLDRGDRLELLVDKTANMQGNTFRFRKQARRFRSTVWWRNVKLTVALIVILLVIVYIVLAFVCHGPALPSCI comes from the exons ATGGGGATACTCTATGCCTTGGTGGCACGTGGATCGGTGGTGCTGGCGGAGTTCTCCGCCACCTCCACAAACGCCAGCGCCATCGCCAAACAGATTCTCGACAAGATCCCAGGCACCAACGACACCCACGTCTCTTACTCTCAGGATCGATACATCTTCCATCTCAAGCGCACCGATGGCCTCACCGTTCTCTGTATGGCCGACGACACCGCCGGAA GGAGACTTCCTTTTGcttttcttgaggaaattcATCAGAGGTTTGTGAGGACTTATGGACGTGCAGTTCATTCAGCTCAGGCTTATGGGATGAATGATGAGTTCTCAAGGGTTTTGAGCCAGCAAATGGAATATTACTCTAATGATCCTAATGCCGATAGGATCAATAGACTCAAAGGCGAAATGAGTCAG GTAAGAAATGTCATGATAGAAAATATTGACAAGGTTTTGGATAGAGGTGATCGTCTGGAATTGCTGGTGGATAAAACTGCTAACATGCAAGGAAACACCTTTCGCTTCAGGAAGCAAGCTCGTCGATTCAGAAGCACAGTCTGGTGGAGAAATGTTAAGCTTAC GGTTGCACTCATAGTAATCCTACTTGTGATAGTATATATTGTGTTGGCTTTTGTTTGCCACGGGCCTGCGCTACCGTCTTGCATATAA